In a single window of the Mesoplodon densirostris isolate mMesDen1 chromosome 18, mMesDen1 primary haplotype, whole genome shotgun sequence genome:
- the ENPP7 gene encoding ectonucleotide pyrophosphatase/phosphodiesterase family member 7, whose amino-acid sequence MGGPAVLLAVALATLLVPASGAPIHRQGSRNKLLLVSFDGFRWNYDRDVHTPNLDAMALDGVKARYMTPAFVTMTSPCHFTLVTGKYIENHGVVHNMFYNTSSKVKLPYHTTLGIQRWWDNGSLPIWITAQRQGLKTGSFFYPGGNVTYQGEAVTLSRKEGALHNYKDEVEWRANIDTVMKWFTDEGLDLVTLYFGEPDSTGHKYGPESQERKKMVMQVDRTVGYLRDSIRKSSLESSLNLIIVSDHGMGTVNKKASDLVEIHKIANFTFKDIEFELLDYGPNGMLLPKEGKLEKVYEVLKDAHPRLHVYKKELFPKSFHYASHPRITPLLMYSDLGYVIHGRLNVQFNNGEHGFDNNVMDMKTIFRAVGPSFKRGLEVEPFESVHVYELMCRLLGITPEVNDGLLSTLLPTLQEAGGGVLSTQLPTTPSGSALLPRSWPLLVTGLLVATVLLVKVA is encoded by the exons ATGGGAGGCCCGGCTGTCCTCCTCGCCGTGGCTCTGGCCACCCTCCTGGTTCCAGCGTCAGGGGCACCCATCCACAGGCAGGGGTCCCGGAACAAGCTGCTCCTGGTGTCCTTCGATGGTTTCCGCTGGAACTATGACCGGGACGTGCACACCCCCAACCTGGACGCCATGGCGCTCGATGGGGTGAAGGCTCGCTACATGACTCCGGCCTTTGTCACCATGACCAGCCCCTGCCACTTCACCTTGGTCACTG GCAAATACATCGAGAACCACGGGGTGGTTCACAACATGTTCTACAACACGAGCAGCAAGGTGAAGCTGCCCTACCACACCACACTGGGCATCCAGAGGTGGTGGGACAACGGCAGCCTGCCCATCTGGATCACGGCCCAAAGGCAG GGCCTAAAGACAGGCTCCTTCTTCTACCCGGGCGGGAATGTCACCTACCAAGGCGAGGCCGTGACGCTGAGCCGGAAGGAAGGCGCCCTGCACAACTACAAGGACGAGGTGGAATGGAGGGCCAACATCGACACTGTGATGAAGTGGTTCACAGACGAGGGCCTGGACCTGGTCACCCTCTACTTTGGGGAGCCAGACTCCACAGGCCACAAGTATGGCCCCGAGTCCcaggagaggaagaagatggTCATGCAGGTGGACAGGACCGTGGGCTACCTCCGGGACAGCATCAGGAAAAGCAGCCTGGAAAGCAGCCTCAACCTGATCATCGTGTCTGACCATGGCATGGGCACTGTCAACAAGAAAGCCAGCGACCTGGTGGAGATCCACAAGATCGCCAACTTCACCTTCAAGGACATTGAGTTCGAGCTCCTAGACTACGGACCAAACGGGATGCTGCTCCCCAAGGAAGGAAAGCTGGAGAAGGTATATGAGGTCCTCAAGGACGCCCACCCCAGACTCCACGTCTACAAGAAGGAGCTCTTCCCCAAGTCCTTCCACTACGCCAGCCACCCCAGGATCACCCCCCTGCTTATGTACAGTGACCTCGGCTATGTCATCCATGGG AGACTGAACGTGCAGTTCAACAACGGGGAGCACGGCTTCGACAACAACGTCATGGACATGAAGACCATCTTCCGGGCCGTGGGCCCCAGCTTCAAGAGGGGCCTGGAGGTGGAGCCCTTTGAGAGCGTCCATGTGTACGAGCTCATGTGCAGACTGCTGGGCATCACGCCCGAGGTCAATGATGGGCTCCTCAGCACCCTGCTGCCCACGCTCCAGGAGGCCGGTGGTGGGGTCCTCAGCACCCAGCTGCCCACGACCCCCTCAG